The window AGAATTAGGTCTTCATACATTGATTTTTAATGACGGAGATATTCCCAAAGATGAGCCCGAGAAAAACGATTCTCAAAATAGTTATAATACGAATATAGATACTAATACTGCTACTTTTTCATCTTTAAAAATAGGTCAGGGAATTCGCTTTTGGAAAAACAATATAGGAATTGGTGTTCAGGCTTCTTATCTCCCTTACAGATTTTGGAACAGAGAGATAACGCCAGAAGGTTTTAATTCATTTTCAATTGAAACAAGCTTACTTTTTAAGTTTTAAATTAAATCATTAAAATAATAAGAAATGAGAAACTTAATTATAGGAATCACAGTGCTTCTCTGTCCTTTTTTTAAATCACAATATGGCAGTGATAAAAGCTGGAAGATTATAGGAATTATAATAAGTACGAGAATAGAAACGACTTCTATGGATAATAAAGCGTTCTTCTCTTTCGGACCTAAGATTCCGATTAATGAAAATAATTATGTGAGTTTGCGTGGTCATTTCAATTGGTGGGATTTTCAGGAAAGAAAATTCATTGTAATTCCCGAATTAGATTATTTCCGTAAAATCGCTTCGTTTAAAGGAGATAAAAGCGTGATAAAACATCTGTATGCAGGAGCCGGACTTACACCAAATGCTGTTTCTCCAAAATTTGGAGTCAATTTTTTCTATTTGTTTTCTGCTGAGTTAGGATATAATTTTGAATATAAAACATATAAATATTTTCCGACAGAAGGCTTTCGATTTTCTTTTGGAATTAATCTCATTTATTAATTTAAAAATATCAATTATGAAAATAATACCTTATATATTAATAGCAATTCGATTCTTTTTAGCACCAATTGTAATTTTACTTTCTTATTTAAATGGTACAGAATCAAGATTTATCATTCTTACTTTAATGTACGTTGGATTACTCACAGATATATTTGACGGAATCATCGCTCGAAAAGTCGGAGTTTCATCAGAAAAATTACGAAGACTCGACAGTCAGGTCGATTTGATATTTTGGCTTTCGCTTGGTTTTGCAGCTTATTTTTTAAACACGGAACTAATTAAACAAAAATGGATAGGAATTGCTATTATTTTCATAATGGAAGCACTTTGTTACATTATAAGTTGGCTAAAATTCGGCAAAGAAACCTGTACACATGCCTGGCTTTCAAAATTGTGGGGATTAAGTTTATTGCTTGCATTTACCTTTCTTATTGGGTTTCAGCAAGTAGGCTGGGCATTTTATCTTACCATTATTTTAGGTTTTATTTCTCACTTAGATGTCATTCTTATTATTTTGATTCTTCCCAAATGGAATTACGATGTTCCCAGCTCTTATCACGCCTGGAAAATCAGAAATGGAGTACAGAGGAAAAAGACAACCTTTTTTAATTAATAATTGATTTTTTAGAATTAAATAGTGATTTTTAAATCGAACAGCGTAATATCTAAAAGTTACGCTGTTTTTTGTAACTTTGCAAACATTAATTTTTTAGACAAAAATTTTATCATCAACAAATGAAAAAGCAGACCATTAAAGAAGTCCTTGAGGGCTACAAAAAAGTATTACATCATGACATTACAGTTTACGGTTGGGTAAGAGCATTCCGTTCTAATCGATTTATTGCGCTAAATGATGGTTCTACGATTAATAATTTGCAAATTGTAGTTGATTTTGAAAATTTTGACCAAGAGTTAATCAGTAAAATCAGCACTGCTTCTTCTTTAAAGGTAGTAGGAGAGGTGGTAGAAAGCCAAGGAGCTGGGCAAACTGTAGAAATTATCGCTAAAAAAATTATTATTTTAGGAGATAACTTTACCGAAGAAAGAGACAAAACGATTCTTCAGCCAAAGAAGCATTCATTGGAAGTGTTGAGAGAACAGGCGCATTTGAGATTCAGAACCAATCTTTTTGGGGCGGTTTTCAGAGTACGCCACGCCGTGAGTTTTGCAATTCACTCTTTTTTCAACAAAAAC is drawn from Chryseobacterium muglaense and contains these coding sequences:
- a CDS encoding CDP-alcohol phosphatidyltransferase family protein; amino-acid sequence: MKIIPYILIAIRFFLAPIVILLSYLNGTESRFIILTLMYVGLLTDIFDGIIARKVGVSSEKLRRLDSQVDLIFWLSLGFAAYFLNTELIKQKWIGIAIIFIMEALCYIISWLKFGKETCTHAWLSKLWGLSLLLAFTFLIGFQQVGWAFYLTIILGFISHLDVILIILILPKWNYDVPSSYHAWKIRNGVQRKKTTFFN